A window of the Pedobacter frigiditerrae genome harbors these coding sequences:
- a CDS encoding GIY-YIG nuclease family protein, translating into MERGGCVYIMTNYNKTVLYIGVTSDLFSRILEHKSAKYPNSFSARYQLKYCVYYESLFTIEEAIGREKQIKKWRREKKDDLINSINPDWKDLWEVIKEW; encoded by the coding sequence ATGGAAAGAGGCGGCTGCGTATACATCATGACAAACTATAACAAAACAGTTTTGTATATCGGCGTAACATCTGATCTATTCAGCAGAATCCTAGAACATAAGTCTGCCAAATACCCAAACTCCTTTTCTGCTAGATATCAATTAAAATACTGCGTTTATTATGAGTCACTCTTTACCATAGAAGAGGCAATTGGCAGAGAAAAGCAAATCAAGAAATGGCGCAGGGAAAAGAAAGATGATTTGATAAATAGCATCAACCCTGATTGGAAAGATTTATGGGAAGTTATAAAAGAGTGGTAA
- a CDS encoding UDP-glucuronic acid decarboxylase family protein, translating into MERKRVLITGAAGFLGSHLCDRFIAEDYHVIAMDNLITGDLQNIEHLFKLENFEFAHHDVSNFVYVPGKLDYILHFASPASPIDYLKIPIQTLKVGSLGTHNLLGLAKNKGARMLIASTSEVYGDPNVNPQPEEYWGNVNPVGPRGVYDEAKRFQEAITMAYHTFHGVETRIVRIFNTYGPRMRLNDGRVLPAFIGQALRGEDLTVFGDGSQTRSFCYVSDLVEGIYRLLLSDYAQPMNIGNPDEITIKQFGEEIIKLTGSDQKLILKDLPVDDPKQRRPDITKAKAILGWEPKVNRADGLKITYEYFKSLPEDVLYSKDHKDFKGFTK; encoded by the coding sequence ATGGAACGTAAAAGAGTATTAATCACAGGAGCGGCAGGCTTTTTAGGCTCACACTTGTGCGACAGGTTTATTGCAGAAGATTACCATGTAATTGCCATGGATAATTTAATCACTGGCGATTTACAAAATATTGAGCATTTGTTTAAATTGGAGAACTTCGAGTTTGCTCATCATGATGTTTCTAACTTTGTTTATGTGCCGGGTAAATTAGACTATATCTTGCACTTTGCTTCGCCAGCTAGTCCGATAGATTATTTAAAGATACCGATACAAACTTTAAAGGTAGGTTCTTTGGGAACGCACAACTTGTTAGGTTTGGCAAAAAACAAAGGGGCTAGAATGTTAATTGCTTCAACTTCTGAGGTATATGGCGATCCTAATGTGAACCCACAGCCTGAAGAATACTGGGGTAATGTTAACCCGGTAGGCCCAAGAGGCGTTTATGATGAGGCTAAACGTTTTCAGGAGGCAATTACCATGGCTTACCATACTTTTCATGGTGTAGAAACCAGAATTGTAAGGATTTTTAATACTTATGGGCCAAGGATGCGTTTGAACGACGGAAGGGTTTTGCCTGCTTTTATTGGTCAGGCGCTACGTGGAGAAGATTTAACTGTTTTTGGCGATGGTTCACAAACCCGTTCGTTTTGTTATGTGAGCGATTTAGTGGAAGGTATTTACCGATTGTTATTAAGTGATTATGCGCAGCCGATGAATATTGGTAATCCGGATGAAATCACCATTAAACAATTTGGGGAGGAGATTATCAAGTTAACAGGTAGTGACCAGAAACTGATTTTGAAGGATTTGCCGGTTGATGATCCTAAACAACGCAGACCAGATATTACCAAAGCAAAAGCAATTTTAGGCTGGGAGCCGAAAGTGAATAGGGCAGATGGTTTAAAGATTACTTATGAGTATTTTAAGTCTCTTCCGGAGGATGTGCTTTATAGTAAGGACCATAAAGATTTTAAAGGTTTTACGAAGTAG
- a CDS encoding undecaprenyl-phosphate glucose phosphotransferase: protein MLIGIYYLASFVAASFGKTLHDELNKNHVVISTLLWFISTAIFGLYTAYGARRLERIYRGTWRSIALHFALFISYLIFFNEDDFSRAFLVIFYLLTATAFILNRFIGTSIQYIVLNKFKEAKKIAVMGSNGTALRLSTYLQKQRNVEFYGFVGDDDSIYDQNKGFVSEIVSEKLNEAVNYGVKEVYVAVAPQRMSDVKALVAEADKQCIRLKFIPDLGANMGSPFTISYMGGEFPIITLRNEPLEDMGNRFKKRAFDVIFSSLVIFFILSWLYPIIALLIKLESRGPVLFKQLRSGRNDEPFWCYKFRSMTVNEESDDKQATKDDVRVTAIGRFLRKTSLDEMPQFFNVFLGEMSVVGPRPHMLKHTEQYKEIINEFMVRHFMKPGITGWAQVNGFRGETRERRDMENRVKADIHYLENWTGMLDVKIVFMTIINAVRGEENAF from the coding sequence ATGCTCATTGGAATATATTATCTAGCCTCTTTTGTTGCGGCAAGCTTTGGCAAAACATTACATGACGAACTTAATAAAAATCATGTAGTCATTAGCACTTTGCTATGGTTCATCAGCACGGCAATATTTGGCTTATACACAGCTTATGGCGCCAGAAGATTGGAAAGAATTTATAGAGGAACTTGGAGAAGTATAGCTTTACATTTTGCACTTTTTATCAGTTACCTTATCTTTTTTAATGAAGATGATTTTTCTAGGGCATTTTTAGTCATTTTTTATCTATTAACTGCCACAGCTTTTATTCTAAACCGTTTTATAGGGACGTCTATTCAATACATCGTACTCAATAAATTTAAAGAAGCAAAAAAAATTGCCGTAATGGGTTCTAATGGCACGGCCTTACGCTTATCTACCTATTTACAAAAACAAAGAAATGTAGAGTTTTATGGTTTTGTGGGCGATGATGATTCAATATACGATCAGAATAAAGGATTTGTATCAGAAATTGTTTCTGAAAAATTAAATGAAGCCGTTAATTATGGCGTAAAAGAAGTTTATGTGGCCGTTGCTCCTCAACGCATGTCTGATGTAAAGGCCTTGGTTGCAGAAGCAGATAAACAATGTATAAGATTAAAGTTTATTCCTGATCTAGGCGCAAATATGGGTTCGCCATTTACCATTAGTTACATGGGAGGTGAGTTTCCCATCATCACACTCAGGAACGAACCATTGGAAGACATGGGCAATCGTTTTAAAAAACGTGCCTTTGATGTAATTTTTAGTAGTCTGGTTATCTTTTTTATTTTGAGTTGGCTGTATCCTATTATTGCCCTACTAATCAAACTGGAGAGCAGAGGTCCTGTATTATTTAAGCAATTGAGAAGCGGCAGAAATGACGAACCATTTTGGTGTTATAAGTTTAGGAGCATGACTGTTAACGAGGAGAGTGACGACAAGCAAGCTACCAAGGACGATGTTAGGGTAACTGCCATAGGACGCTTTTTGAGAAAAACAAGCTTGGATGAAATGCCACAGTTTTTTAATGTTTTTTTAGGGGAAATGAGCGTTGTAGGCCCTAGACCACACATGCTGAAACATACCGAACAATATAAAGAGATCATCAATGAGTTCATGGTAAGGCATTTCATGAAACCGGGCATAACAGGCTGGGCACAAGTAAATGGATTTAGAGGTGAAACTCGCGAAAGAAGAGATATGGAAAATCGGGTGAAAGCGGATATCCATTACCTAGAAAATTGGACGGGGATGTTAGATGTAAAAATAGTCTTTATGACCATTATCAATGCGGTTAGAGGCGAAGAAAATGCGTTTTAA
- a CDS encoding gliding motility protein RemB, with protein MKIRLLSFLLIFVASTLNAQQIIPYSYYQYQKLNKSQYSLDTRFHTSLKPVIGDDSVITKKLDSLLSVGITAKNTWVGRKLFNEHLVEIKKEDYSFYLDFLTDLQIGRDNEHKINTFLNTRGYQVGGHVGKKFSFYSSGFENQARFNNYLTKYIVSKGVIPGQANDKFDPANTTKDWAYATAVLNYDVNKYLTVTLGQDKNFIGDGYRSMLFSDVASPYPFLRLTATLGNVKYMAMWSQFQDPLAPKLSYDNGFRKKWGAFHYLDWNVNNRLSVGFFDAIIWQGADETGRRGFDVTYLNPIVFLRTVEGINGSPDNALLGFTGKYKLLKNLTVYGQAVADEFTAKEVFSGEGYWANKFAYQLGVKGFDAFKVAGLNYLAEFNTARPFTYTQRSSTLNYGHYAEALAHPMGANFREFLTIWNYQINKWAFSAQANYATYGLNNGENVGKDINESYETRARKYGYKTAGGLKTNFAYLDGRVSYIINPKYNLRFEAGAIFRQEKNSLSTDKTTMITFGLRSSFRNIYQDF; from the coding sequence ATGAAAATAAGATTACTAAGTTTCCTTCTGATTTTTGTCGCCTCAACTTTAAATGCTCAACAAATTATACCTTATAGCTATTACCAATACCAAAAACTAAATAAGTCGCAATATAGTTTAGATACACGTTTTCATACCTCGTTGAAACCAGTGATTGGTGATGATAGTGTGATTACTAAAAAACTAGATTCTTTGCTTAGCGTTGGTATAACAGCAAAAAACACCTGGGTTGGGCGTAAATTATTTAATGAACACTTAGTCGAAATAAAAAAGGAAGACTATAGTTTTTACTTAGATTTTTTAACTGATTTACAGATAGGAAGGGATAATGAACATAAAATCAATACCTTTTTAAACACAAGGGGTTATCAGGTTGGTGGTCATGTTGGAAAGAAATTCAGTTTTTATAGCAGTGGATTTGAGAATCAAGCTCGATTTAACAATTATTTAACTAAGTACATTGTAAGCAAAGGTGTGATTCCGGGACAGGCAAATGATAAATTTGATCCCGCCAACACCACAAAAGATTGGGCTTATGCTACTGCGGTCTTAAACTATGATGTGAATAAATACCTAACGGTTACGCTAGGTCAAGACAAAAATTTTATTGGAGACGGCTATCGTTCAATGTTATTCTCTGATGTGGCTTCTCCTTATCCCTTTTTAAGGCTTACAGCTACGCTAGGCAATGTAAAATACATGGCCATGTGGTCGCAATTTCAAGATCCCTTGGCACCAAAGCTTTCTTATGATAATGGTTTCAGAAAAAAATGGGGTGCTTTTCATTATTTAGATTGGAACGTTAACAATAGGCTTTCTGTAGGGTTTTTTGATGCGATTATTTGGCAAGGGGCTGATGAAACAGGCAGAAGAGGTTTTGATGTAACTTATTTAAACCCTATTGTCTTTTTAAGAACGGTTGAAGGGATAAATGGATCGCCGGATAACGCACTGCTGGGTTTTACGGGGAAATATAAATTACTAAAAAACTTAACAGTATATGGACAAGCCGTAGCCGATGAGTTTACGGCGAAGGAAGTTTTTTCAGGGGAGGGTTATTGGGCCAATAAGTTTGCCTACCAGCTAGGTGTTAAGGGATTTGATGCTTTTAAAGTTGCCGGTTTAAATTACTTGGCAGAATTTAACACCGCCCGTCCATTTACTTATACCCAAAGAAGTTCGACCTTAAACTATGGGCATTATGCCGAAGCGCTGGCACATCCGATGGGAGCTAATTTTAGGGAGTTTTTAACCATTTGGAATTATCAAATTAATAAATGGGCTTTTTCTGCACAAGCTAATTATGCCACTTATGGTTTAAATAATGGTGAAAATGTTGGGAAGGACATTAATGAATCTTACGAAACACGTGCCAGGAAATATGGATACAAAACCGCGGGAGGTTTAAAGACTAATTTTGCTTATTTAGATGGAAGAGTTTCCTATATCATTAATCCAAAGTACAACTTAAGATTTGAGGCCGGTGCGATATTTAGACAAGAAAAGAATAGCTTATCTACTGATAAAACTACGATGATTACCTTTGGTTTGAGAAGTAGCTTTAGAAATATCTATCAGGATTTTTAG
- a CDS encoding GDP-L-fucose synthase, which produces MEKNSKIYIAGHKGMVGSAIYRKLQKEGFSNIITRNSSELDLRNQQSVADFFSNEKPDYVFLAAAKVGGIVANNTYRADFLYENLAIQNNVIHQSYVNQVTKLMFLGSSCIYPKLAPQPLKEEYLLTGLLEETNEPYAIAKIAGIKMCDAYRAQYGCNFISVMPTNLYGYNDNYHPQNSHVLPALIRRFDEAKKSEAKEVIIWGSGTPMREFLFADDLADACYFLMQSYNEPNLINIGTGEDLTIKDLALTIAGIVGYKGALTFDSTKPDGTPRKLMDVSKLHGLGWKHKIELEEGLKLAYQDYLSKI; this is translated from the coding sequence TTGGAAAAAAACTCAAAAATATACATCGCTGGACACAAGGGAATGGTAGGTTCTGCCATTTATCGCAAACTGCAAAAAGAAGGTTTCTCGAACATCATCACTAGAAATTCAAGTGAATTAGACCTAAGAAATCAACAATCTGTTGCGGATTTTTTTTCTAATGAAAAACCAGATTATGTTTTTTTAGCTGCAGCAAAAGTAGGCGGAATTGTAGCAAACAATACTTACAGAGCAGATTTTCTATATGAAAACCTAGCTATTCAGAACAATGTGATTCACCAATCTTATGTAAATCAAGTTACAAAATTGATGTTCTTGGGTTCTAGTTGTATTTATCCAAAATTAGCACCACAACCGCTAAAAGAAGAATATCTATTAACAGGTTTATTAGAAGAAACGAACGAACCTTACGCGATCGCAAAAATAGCAGGCATTAAAATGTGTGACGCCTACAGGGCTCAATACGGCTGTAATTTTATCTCAGTCATGCCGACCAACCTTTACGGCTATAACGATAATTATCATCCGCAAAACTCACACGTACTACCTGCATTGATCCGTAGATTTGATGAAGCCAAAAAAAGTGAAGCAAAAGAAGTGATCATCTGGGGATCTGGAACACCTATGCGGGAGTTTTTATTTGCAGATGATTTAGCTGATGCTTGTTATTTCCTAATGCAAAGCTACAATGAGCCTAACCTAATTAACATTGGCACGGGGGAAGATTTAACCATTAAAGACTTAGCTTTAACCATAGCTGGCATTGTCGGTTATAAAGGAGCGTTAACCTTTGATAGCACAAAACCAGATGGTACACCACGTAAATTAATGGACGTCTCTAAATTGCATGGATTAGGCTGGAAACATAAAATTGAGTTGGAGGAGGGCTTAAAGCTAGCCTATCAAGACTACTTAAGCAAAATTTAA
- a CDS encoding nucleoside-diphosphate sugar epimerase/dehydratase, whose amino-acid sequence MFSQINIVPKWIIFLLDLGICLFSLFIAYFLRYNFDLNSIQPVEFGRNVVIITVINVLVFLNVKTYSGIIRYTSAQDTFRVLYAVIATNGTFFFINMAVLAFNRDPYISNIVLVINGLTSFLFLITYRVLIKYFFMYIKNLTLDKRKVIIYGAGEAGLATKRTFDHDGKVNKTIIAFVDDDDRKVGKTIDGVKIIAGQKLESLIVEHEVDEIIFASYTIPVERKNQIVDICLENDILVLNIPPSDVWSKSKLHTRQIQNINIEDLLNRKAIQIDIEGIQNQLKGKRILITGAAGSIGSEIVRQLMKFETSLIILCDQSETALHHIYLELEEAHANINFHAFVGDVKDEKRMNHLFETYKPHYVYHAAAYKHVPLMEDNPAEAIKTNVLGTKTIADLSVKHGVQKFVMISTDKAVNPTNVMGASKRIAEIYVQSLNNSLHRPNFIFSNGLSYINELEVKPITKFITTRFGNVLGSNGSVIPRFKQQIEKGGPITVTHPEITRYFMTIPEACRLVLEAGCMGTGGEIFIFDMGKSVKIVELAKKMIRLAGLIPNQEIKIQFTGLRPGEKLFEELLNDSENTMPTHHEKIMIGKVREYVFSEIESQIYTLLDYAKRNDDRNVVVTMKALVKEYKSKNSVFEELDHHASD is encoded by the coding sequence TTGTTTAGTCAGATTAATATCGTTCCTAAGTGGATTATTTTTTTACTGGATTTAGGTATCTGCCTATTTTCTTTATTTATTGCTTATTTTCTACGATATAACTTTGATCTTAATAGCATACAACCTGTAGAGTTTGGGAGAAATGTGGTTATTATCACCGTAATTAATGTTTTGGTTTTTCTAAATGTGAAAACCTACTCAGGCATTATCAGGTACACCAGTGCTCAAGATACTTTTAGGGTTCTTTATGCGGTTATCGCTACCAACGGGACTTTCTTTTTCATTAATATGGCTGTATTAGCCTTTAACCGAGATCCATATATTTCTAACATTGTATTGGTGATCAATGGGCTAACGAGTTTTCTGTTTTTAATTACTTATAGGGTATTGATCAAGTACTTTTTCATGTACATTAAAAACCTAACCCTTGACAAGAGGAAGGTAATTATTTACGGCGCAGGAGAGGCAGGCTTGGCTACTAAGCGTACTTTTGACCATGATGGCAAGGTTAACAAGACCATCATTGCCTTTGTAGATGACGATGATCGGAAAGTAGGGAAAACCATTGATGGCGTCAAAATTATAGCTGGTCAGAAATTAGAAAGCTTGATTGTTGAGCATGAAGTAGATGAAATTATTTTTGCTTCTTATACCATTCCTGTTGAACGTAAAAACCAGATCGTTGACATTTGCCTAGAGAATGATATTTTGGTGTTAAACATACCACCATCCGATGTTTGGTCTAAAAGCAAATTGCATACGCGTCAGATACAGAATATCAATATTGAAGATTTGCTTAACCGAAAAGCTATCCAAATTGATATTGAAGGTATACAAAATCAACTTAAAGGAAAGAGAATCTTGATAACCGGTGCGGCAGGCTCAATTGGAAGTGAGATTGTTCGTCAGCTGATGAAGTTTGAAACTAGCTTGATTATTCTATGCGATCAGTCTGAAACTGCTTTACACCATATCTATTTAGAGTTAGAGGAAGCACATGCTAATATTAATTTTCATGCTTTTGTGGGTGATGTAAAGGATGAAAAGAGGATGAACCACCTCTTTGAAACTTACAAACCACATTACGTATATCATGCTGCTGCCTACAAGCACGTTCCGCTAATGGAAGATAACCCAGCAGAAGCTATAAAAACAAATGTTTTAGGTACTAAGACTATTGCAGATCTGTCGGTTAAGCATGGTGTACAGAAATTTGTGATGATCTCTACCGATAAGGCGGTTAATCCTACCAATGTGATGGGTGCTTCTAAGCGGATTGCTGAGATTTATGTACAATCCTTAAACAACTCGCTTCATCGACCTAATTTTATCTTTAGTAACGGGCTGAGCTATATTAATGAACTAGAAGTAAAGCCCATTACCAAATTTATCACGACCAGATTTGGTAATGTATTGGGGTCAAATGGATCTGTAATACCAAGATTTAAGCAACAAATAGAGAAGGGTGGACCAATTACAGTTACCCACCCAGAAATCACCAGATATTTCATGACCATTCCAGAAGCTTGTCGCTTGGTGTTAGAGGCGGGATGTATGGGCACGGGGGGTGAGATCTTTATATTTGACATGGGTAAATCTGTGAAAATTGTAGAGTTGGCCAAAAAGATGATTCGTTTGGCAGGTTTAATTCCTAATCAAGAGATAAAAATTCAGTTCACAGGATTAAGACCTGGGGAGAAATTATTTGAAGAGCTTTTGAATGACAGCGAAAACACAATGCCTACTCACCATGAAAAAATTATGATTGGTAAGGTGCGTGAATATGTATTCTCAGAGATTGAATCACAAATATATACACTATTAGATTACGCCAAGAGAAACGACGATAGAAATGTTGTTGTCACTATGAAGGCTTTAGTTAAGGAGTATAAGAGTAAAAACTCTGTATTCGAAGAACTTGACCATCATGCTAGCGATTAA
- a CDS encoding mannose-1-phosphate guanylyltransferase gives MSDQTEFNKDNYVLIMAGGVGSRFWPKSRNSFPKQFIDILGTGKSLLQLTYERFLKVCLPENIYFLTNESYIGLIVEQIAGVSVNNIIGEPCRRNTAPCVAYAAFKIAALNPNANIVVAPSDHLILKEDVFVGSIKEALVFASENDALLTLGIKPTRPDTGYGYIKYIPSSMEIKKVEQFLEKPNLDKAQQFLASGDYVWNAGIFIWNVQAVLNAFKQSSPSIFAIFEKGKDQYNTVEELDFIAEHYPLCEDISIDYAIMEKADNVFTTPGDFGWSDLGTWASLHEVMDKDSEGNSFSGKSVVLTETKNCLVQLPREKIAVIKGLSNFIIVDDEKVLMIYPKNLEQEIKKVSAEVVEKLGEHYQ, from the coding sequence ATGAGTGATCAAACTGAATTTAACAAGGATAATTATGTCCTTATCATGGCAGGCGGTGTAGGTAGCCGATTTTGGCCGAAAAGCAGAAATAGTTTCCCTAAACAGTTTATAGATATCTTAGGCACAGGAAAGTCTTTATTGCAACTAACCTATGAAAGGTTTTTAAAAGTCTGTCTGCCAGAGAATATTTATTTCCTAACCAATGAAAGTTACATTGGCTTAATTGTAGAGCAAATAGCAGGTGTCTCTGTCAACAATATTATTGGTGAGCCGTGCAGAAGAAATACAGCACCTTGTGTAGCTTATGCTGCTTTTAAGATTGCTGCACTTAACCCAAATGCAAATATTGTTGTAGCTCCTTCAGATCATTTGATTTTAAAAGAAGATGTATTTGTAGGGAGTATAAAAGAGGCATTGGTTTTTGCAAGTGAAAACGACGCCTTGCTTACTTTAGGGATAAAACCAACAAGACCTGATACTGGTTATGGATATATTAAGTATATACCTTCCAGTATGGAAATAAAAAAAGTAGAGCAGTTTCTTGAAAAACCGAACCTTGACAAGGCACAGCAATTCTTAGCAAGTGGTGACTATGTTTGGAATGCGGGAATATTTATATGGAATGTTCAAGCTGTATTAAATGCATTTAAGCAAAGTTCGCCTTCTATATTCGCTATATTCGAAAAAGGGAAGGACCAATACAATACGGTTGAGGAATTGGACTTTATTGCGGAGCATTATCCATTATGTGAAGATATCTCGATTGATTATGCCATTATGGAAAAAGCCGATAATGTTTTCACTACACCAGGCGATTTTGGTTGGTCTGATTTAGGTACTTGGGCTTCCTTGCATGAAGTGATGGACAAAGATAGCGAGGGAAATTCATTTTCTGGAAAATCTGTTGTTTTAACTGAAACGAAAAACTGTTTGGTTCAGCTTCCTAGGGAAAAAATTGCAGTGATCAAGGGTTTGTCGAACTTCATTATCGTTGATGATGAAAAGGTTTTAATGATTTACCCCAAAAACTTGGAACAAGAAATAAAAAAGGTTTCCGCAGAAGTAGTCGAAAAGCTTGGTGAACACTACCAATAG
- a CDS encoding undecaprenyl-phosphate glucose phosphotransferase, which produces MAHQNRYSFLLRYILPLVDLIMINGVYLVANYITTMLGRNIVLVEKNYNHIIVCNLIWLVCTAYFGLYSILGNRKIERVYRSTYKSVAAHFVLYTFYLAFHMEKHLSWTFVGIFYVLVTVCFIFNRFLGTSFHYTVLSKFNVAKKVAFIGAHETSQKLITYFESEPNLSYYGTLGGDEFIYDHNNHTTATLVLQKLSTAAAAGVKDIYVAVDPNKMSEVQNLIQEADTQGIRIKFVPDLGLHLSPNYGISYLGNEFPIITLRHEPLEEMGSRFKKRAFDVLFSSFVIVFILSWLYPIMAILIKLESSGPVLFKQKRSGRKDEPFYCYKFRSMRVNAESHEKQAVKQDQRITKIGAFLRKTSLDEMPQFFNVFLGTMSVVGPRPHMLAHTKKYKAIIDKFMVRHFVKPGITGWAQVNGLRGETKEDKAMESRVKYDIYYLENWTAMLDVKIVFMTIINVLRGEDNAY; this is translated from the coding sequence ATGGCTCACCAAAACCGTTACAGTTTTCTTTTAAGGTATATCTTGCCCTTGGTAGACCTGATCATGATCAATGGTGTTTATCTTGTGGCTAACTACATCACCACGATGTTAGGAAGGAATATAGTATTGGTAGAGAAAAATTACAATCACATTATTGTATGTAATTTGATCTGGCTGGTTTGTACAGCATATTTTGGCCTTTATAGTATTTTAGGGAACAGAAAAATAGAGCGAGTGTACCGATCCACTTATAAAAGCGTCGCTGCCCATTTTGTTTTATACACGTTTTATCTTGCTTTTCATATGGAGAAGCACCTTTCCTGGACATTCGTGGGCATCTTTTATGTATTAGTAACTGTATGTTTTATTTTCAATAGGTTTTTGGGAACCTCGTTTCACTATACGGTATTATCTAAATTTAATGTGGCCAAAAAGGTAGCTTTTATAGGTGCGCACGAAACTTCGCAGAAGCTAATTACTTATTTTGAAAGCGAACCAAATCTTTCTTACTATGGTACCTTAGGAGGGGATGAGTTTATCTACGACCATAATAATCATACAACCGCTACCCTTGTATTGCAAAAATTAAGCACTGCCGCGGCAGCTGGAGTTAAGGATATTTATGTTGCTGTGGATCCGAATAAAATGTCTGAGGTGCAGAATCTCATACAAGAGGCAGACACGCAGGGAATCAGGATAAAATTTGTGCCTGATTTGGGGCTTCACTTATCTCCCAACTACGGGATTAGCTATCTCGGTAACGAATTCCCCATTATTACGCTTAGGCATGAACCATTAGAGGAGATGGGAAGCAGGTTCAAGAAAAGAGCATTTGATGTTTTATTTAGTTCGTTTGTGATTGTTTTTATTTTGAGTTGGCTCTATCCAATTATGGCAATTCTGATTAAATTGGAAAGTAGTGGCCCAGTTTTATTCAAGCAAAAGAGAAGCGGTAGAAAAGATGAGCCGTTTTATTGTTATAAATTTAGGAGTATGCGTGTGAATGCAGAAAGCCATGAAAAACAAGCAGTTAAGCAGGATCAACGGATTACGAAAATTGGCGCTTTTTTAAGGAAAACGAGTTTAGACGAAATGCCACAATTTTTTAATGTTTTTTTAGGTACAATGAGTGTGGTCGGTCCGAGACCACACATGTTGGCGCATACTAAAAAATACAAAGCGATTATAGATAAGTTCATGGTCCGCCATTTTGTGAAGCCAGGTATAACTGGTTGGGCACAAGTAAATGGGCTAAGAGGGGAGACAAAGGAAGATAAAGCGATGGAGAGTAGGGTAAAATACGATATTTATTATTTAGAAAACTGGACAGCCATGCTCGATGTGAAGATTGTTTTCATGACCATTATAAATGTGTTAAGAGGTGAGGATAATGCTTATTAG